A segment of the Pantoea sp. At-9b genome:
TGGTATGGCAACATCCCCGCCAGCAGCCATGCCAGGGTCGATTTGCCTGCACCGGATGGACCGATTAAAGCGTAGAAGCGCCCCGGCGCAATCCGTAATGTGACCTTGTTGACCACCGGTGTTTCACCATAGCCAAAACTCACGTCCGTGACTTGCAGGGGCATGCCAGTGGGGGTGGATGACGCGTGGTCTGCTGCGGGTGTCTGCAACAACGGCATAATACGTTCCGTACCGGCAAAGATTTCCCGCAGCATTGAGCTGAGAAACGTCACGCGTAACAGTGGTTTAAGCAAACCGCTGCCAAGGATCAAGGTCAGCAGTAAGGTGCCGGGGGTCAATCCGCCCTGCGCCACGCGCCAGATACCAAGCGGCAGCAGGATGAACAGATTCGCGTTGAGGATCACCACGAACACCGACCAGGCCGGCACGGCACGCCGGGTAAATTGCGTCACCAGTTGTTGGTAAGCCGCCAGCCGCTGGTGCAGCAGATGAAATGCCCGCGCCGATTGCTGATACGCCTTCATCACCGGTACGCCGCGCACATATTCCACCAGCGCGCTATCGAGTTCACCCGAGGCGTGATGATACTGTGCCGTGCGTTCCGCCATGCCACGGGAAAATAATTTTTGCGCCAACAAGGCCAACGGCACCGTTGCCAGTGCCGCCAGCGCCATCGGCCAGTCGAGCCAGAACAAAAACAATGCAGCAATCAGCGGGCTAAGCAGTGCCGCCACGATGTCCACGCTATGATGGGCGATAAATTGCTCCACCCGCTCAACATCGTTCAGAATGATATTGCGCAGTGACGCGCTGCTGTAAGGGCTGAGCTGCAACATCGGCATGCGAGCCAACGCCTGGGCTAAGCGCAAACGGGTGCGATACAACACCCGGAATGCCGTCAGATGGCTAAAGTAGCCTGCCAGCGTCAGCAACGCATATTTCGCCAGCAGCGCCAGTAACAGCCAGATCGCCAGCCGGGTCAGCATGGTGGCAGGGTCGGTTACTACGGCGGCTTGCCACAGGAGCGCGTAAGGGATCAATTCCAGTACCACGGCGATCGCCGCCAGGCTCAACGCCAGCACAAACGTGTGCCCCTCGCCCTGCAATAAACTCAACGTATCACGCAACGGCGAACGGGCTTCAGCGTGAGCCATGCTGGCCCCCTGACAGCCACTGCTGTGCCTGGTTTTC
Coding sequences within it:
- a CDS encoding ABC transporter ATP-binding protein, which translates into the protein MAHAEARSPLRDTLSLLQGEGHTFVLALSLAAIAVVLELIPYALLWQAAVVTDPATMLTRLAIWLLLALLAKYALLTLAGYFSHLTAFRVLYRTRLRLAQALARMPMLQLSPYSSASLRNIILNDVERVEQFIAHHSVDIVAALLSPLIAALFLFWLDWPMALAALATVPLALLAQKLFSRGMAERTAQYHHASGELDSALVEYVRGVPVMKAYQQSARAFHLLHQRLAAYQQLVTQFTRRAVPAWSVFVVILNANLFILLPLGIWRVAQGGLTPGTLLLTLILGSGLLKPLLRVTFLSSMLREIFAGTERIMPLLQTPAADHASSTPTGMPLQVTDVSFGYGETPVVNKVTLRIAPGRFYALIGPSGAGKSTLAWLLAGMLPYQNGQITLGDCDVQQLDDAMRARYLALVTQDVFLLQGTLADNLRLGNLDASDAELWQALALAQAESWVRSLPQGLQSPVGERGLTLSGGERQRIAIARALVANTPILILDEATAFADALTETAFYRALRLARPDTTVISIAHRLYAVQSADCLVMMEKGAVVAQGTHDALLASNARYRTMWQSQFSLAHWHIRAQEVNDVTD